One segment of Haloplanus natans DSM 17983 DNA contains the following:
- a CDS encoding MFS transporter, producing the protein MTRRLFTSLCGLVFCANFGRVAFAPLLETFRTSFDVGTAGLGLVTTLVWVGTAVPRIPVGYLVTRVSRGRIVLGAGVLLTAAAALTASATSIPVLQTGAFALGVASGAYYASAVPLIGDLYPDAVGRAVGVHGVAAQAAAVLAPTLAVTLVVTASWRAVFWMLAALGATLTLAVVGVARRREGGVPQGADRDFRAALAHWRIILAAVVMIGGAGFVWQGVFNFYVTYLVGSKGLAAGRAGTLLTVAFAAGLPAFWIGGRLADRLPHVPYILTLGAGVAVGVAALTVAESLAALVAVSVALGLAAHSLFPALDAYVLGAVPDNRGSAYAVYGGLALFVQATGSGVVGVLGERFSFDAVFLGFAAGLLALVACLAGLYLAGGFPTTADT; encoded by the coding sequence GTGACCCGCCGGCTCTTTACTTCCCTCTGTGGGCTCGTCTTCTGTGCCAACTTCGGTCGTGTCGCCTTCGCGCCCCTCCTCGAAACCTTCCGAACCTCCTTCGACGTGGGGACGGCGGGGCTGGGGCTGGTGACGACGCTCGTCTGGGTCGGGACGGCCGTCCCCCGAATTCCCGTCGGCTACCTCGTCACACGCGTCAGCCGGGGTCGGATCGTGCTCGGTGCGGGCGTCCTCCTCACAGCCGCGGCGGCGCTGACCGCGTCGGCCACGTCGATACCGGTCCTCCAGACCGGCGCCTTCGCCCTCGGCGTCGCCTCCGGGGCGTACTACGCGTCCGCAGTCCCGCTGATCGGCGACCTCTACCCCGACGCGGTGGGGCGGGCGGTCGGGGTTCACGGCGTCGCCGCACAGGCCGCGGCGGTACTCGCCCCGACGCTCGCCGTCACCCTCGTCGTCACCGCCTCGTGGCGGGCGGTCTTCTGGATGCTCGCCGCCCTCGGTGCGACGCTGACACTCGCCGTCGTCGGCGTCGCCCGGCGGCGGGAGGGCGGCGTTCCGCAGGGGGCGGACCGCGATTTCCGCGCCGCGCTCGCTCACTGGCGGATCATCCTCGCGGCGGTGGTGATGATCGGCGGCGCCGGCTTCGTCTGGCAGGGCGTGTTCAACTTCTATGTCACCTATCTCGTGGGGAGCAAGGGGCTGGCCGCGGGGCGGGCGGGGACGCTCCTGACCGTCGCGTTCGCCGCCGGTCTGCCCGCCTTCTGGATCGGCGGCCGCCTCGCCGACCGCCTGCCACACGTCCCCTACATCCTGACGCTCGGCGCCGGCGTCGCTGTCGGCGTCGCGGCGCTGACCGTCGCGGAGTCGCTGGCCGCCCTCGTCGCCGTGAGCGTCGCCCTCGGCCTCGCCGCCCACAGCCTCTTTCCCGCCCTCGACGCGTACGTGCTGGGCGCGGTGCCGGACAACCGCGGGAGCGCCTATGCGGTGTACGGCGGCCTCGCGCTGTTCGTGCAGGCGACCGGCAGCGGCGTGGTCGGCGTCCTCGGCGAACGGTTCTCCTTCGACGCCGTCTTCCTCGGGTTCGCGGCCGGCCTCCTCGCGCTTGTCGCCTGCCTCGCGGGCCTGTATCTCGCCGGTGGGTTCCCAACGACCGCCGATACGTGA